ACCGAGCACAAGTCAAGAGGAACCtttactgaagctgctgcacatGACTGTCAGGCTGCAACATTTAGTGTCAGCACATGGTGTCATGTTGGCTGCTGTttaccaccacagaagaagagtaGAAACATACCTGACATGAAATAGTGTCGAAAATGTACCAGAAGACCCACAGCAACAATAAGAGCAACAACCAGGAGACCCAGGAGGACTTTGGCCCAGGATGGAAATCGTTCTGtggaaaaacataaagaataaaatgacctctgacctctgacctgtatctaaAGTACATATAAGTATATtgttgctgacctttgacctgcagctgtATGTCTGTAATTCTCCATCGTCCTCTAAATGATCTGACAGTGCAGGTGTAGGTGGCGCTGTCAGAGAGCTGGAGGTTTGTCAGGTTGAGGCTGAGGTCTCCAGTGTCCAGAGCGTCAGTCTTCATGGACGTTCGGCCGCTGTAACGCTGGTTCTGCTCTGTCAGTTCATCACCTTCCAGCTGACGCTGGTGGACGGTTGAAGGACTGAGGTCGGAGCGGCTCCACTCCACTGTGGGCTCGTCCAGTTCAAAGGTGGGAAACTCACAGGGCAGCAGGACAAAGTggtccccctccaccacctccacagctgaggcatgctgggacactgtgaggacacacagacagagagggtccATCTCAGCAGCCTCACTTCATGTCTCATTACTCCTCCATCCTCAGCTGACCCAGAATTCAGTCTGGTCCTGTTTGGACGCTGCAGCTGATCAGGCTGCTCTGAATCCACATCAGCACAGTTTAACACCACtgactcttcttcctctcactgtTCACTTTTCACTGGTTTTCTGATTCTACACGTCTTTGTATTTTAGCTTccagcttcttctgtctgtgaGTTCTGCCCGGTCTCTTGGACAGTGTGAGTGTTCATGTCTTCCTGTCTGTACATCCTTAAACATGATCTGGATCAAAGCGGTTCCTGTCCAGAGTCACAGACAGGGGCTCCTGACAGGCCCTCCACCAGAAAGGAATATTCCTCCTGTACATTATGAACTTTCTCTTGATTGAAATGATCATTTGCAGTAGTGTTTGCTTTATTTCGCGActtttaagaaaaaagaaaatattacgTGGCCCTGTTTTAAAGGACGTGGAAATAATTTGTGGTTTAACTCGATCAGGTTTTAGTCTGGTGTCAGAGCCACTGTTCACATGGATACAGCCACAGAACTAACTGAATTAACCTTATAGCTTTATAACAGTGAAGTATAATTAACTTTATTCACTGTATAATAAACACTATGGCACATCAGACGCCTGGTTCTCATGTTATTTTACTCCCACCTGACACTGTTCTATAATCTCACTCTGTTTACCTACTTTACAGCATTGACTTGTGTCACGTGACATTAAAACCTTGTGCCTGCAGTTTAGTGATAAGTTTTCAGCAGTTGCTCTGTGATGACAGAACtttgtcctgattggctgaaggCTTCTCTGACATCATGACgtggtgtgtttttattccagaGACCTCAGATCAGTTATCTCCTGTGGTTTTTACATGtgaagctgtgaaaacagtttggaTCAGGTCATGTTTttatccttttctctctcctggtaACAAGGTGGCTCCTGTTGTTTATCCTCTGTGATtctcaataaaacagaaataaatactgttttctctctgagagtgtggctgcagcaggtttATCATGGGTAACGTTTCCATACTTTTAGATattattcacatttaattttaatgtctCAGATTTAAATCTCTATGTTCAGAACAACATACAATATCTTTGGCTCAGTAAACAGTGTGAACAGGTTTACAGAACAAACTGACATATCGAGGGAAACACTCcaactttttaaatgaaaaacactgaacagctGTGCAGGTTTTCCACAGTGAGACAGATATTTGATGAATAACTAGCGTATCTGTCCCTGTGAGCTTCAGAAACAACCGTTTATTTCTAGAAAACATCGTCATGGATCAGttccagaggatgaaatgaaggttaaagcagaaagactaaagagctgctgcagtgttggatCAGTCAGATCAGAGGGACCAAGGTTTTCTTACCGTGCAGGAGGAtcacaaacaccaccaacatcttcatcttcctggaAAAAACTCCAACAAAGTCCCcttcaatcagcttcttactgAACTGACTAAGGCTTCAAAACCTCCTTCAGGACTTCAGTTCACAGCCACTgctcactgtcctcctcctgataatctACTGACGCTCAGAGGAAACTTTAGTTTCTCTTCCAGCTGCAGGGAAGCTTTTTATTCACTGCAGCATCAGAGCTCAGGTTTCACAGCTTTTCATAAACAATAGTTTGGGATATAAAACATCACTGGGACATAAAAGTAGTCCTGCAGTTTGGCCCAGGGCAGCAGAACTGTTCAAACCAGTATACACAAGGAGAGAGTACAGCATTGACTTGTGTCACGTGACATTAAAACCTTGCGCCTGCAGTTTAGTGATAAGCTTTCAGCAGTTGCTCTGTGATGACAGAACtttgtcctgattggctgaaggCCTCTCTGACATCATGACgtggtgtgtttttattccagaGACCTCAGATCAGTTATCTCCTGTGGTTTTTACATGtgaagctgtgaaaacagtttggaTCAGGTCGTGTTTttatccttttctctctcctggtaACAAGGTGGCTCCTGTTGTTTATCCTCTGTGATtctcaataaaacagaaataaatactgttttctctctgagagtgtggctgcagcaggtttATCATGTGTAACGTTTCCATGCTTTTATATattattcagatttaattttaatgtctGTCAGAGGACTAAACTTGTGTTTGGCCTGAAAATGTTCAgaacaacatacagtatctttggcagcagacaggaagagaagctGCAGCGCCTCCCACAGGACTCAGCATGCAACAACAGGACTGGAGACCTGGTTCAGAGGTGACAGGATGTGTAGTTTATTCTGCTGACATGTTGTTACTCAGTTGTATGGAGCCTCCAATCAGAGAAAACTCTTTGTACAGTTCAGTCTGGACTCTGAAATCTGAACCCCACTCACTTTAAGATTTCCTCAGTGAAGCTCTGACTGCTCACAGTTTGAATCTCAACCTTTATTTGTTCACAGGAAACAACATCTTCATGACATTTTGCAGCTAAAGGTGTTTGAGCTGAGAGAATCTTTAtttctgagaaaacacagcacataGATACTAAAGCTCCTGATGACTGAAGCTTCCATGTTTCCTGACAATCAGTTTCATCTGGAACTTTTCTCTTCATCCTGCTGATCTGAACCTCTTTAACCACAGTTTGAAACTCTAGAGGAGATCCAACGTTTCCAGCCATGCTCAGTGTGTCCTCAAACTACATCTGATGTCAGAAACCAAGCTGAGAAATCAGTTCAAATGAGCTGCAACACTTCCACTGACTGAGTCCACCTGACATGTTGATCCATCAGTGATAATAATCCAGTACTAGAACAGAGAGAGCTGCTCTGAACAATGACTGCTCAGGTTTCTGTTGGGAAAATGTCTGTTTAGTAGAGGAAGGCCAAGGTGGATTTCATGTCTGACTTACTAAGAGAGTCAGCTTCTGGACAGATGCTGATCCTGAACCTCCAAGACCCAGTCTGATCTAAAGTAAGAAGTTGACAAAGTGTCCTCCTGTCTTCATCCATCGTCCATCAGCTCCTTcacttccattttctctctgatcCAAAGTCAGATCGGATCAATAATCAAAGACTGATCAACAGACCGATCAAACTGATTGATCAGCCATCAGAGGAGTTGGATCAGTGGAGCTGCTTCTGTTCCTGATGTCGACTGTTTCATCTTTGACCTGAGTTCTCTCtgtagaggagacagaagacagtgagacagagacaaacaaccagagacaaacaaccagagacaaacaaccagagacaaacagataaTTCTGACCTTGGATTTTAATCACCACTGTTTTCCTTCTCCTGATCTCCTTGTTGTagacttcacagctgtatcttcctatgtctctgtctgtggggtgtttcagggtcagactgaggtctccagttctcagcaggtcttcattcatctctgttcggtctctgtaatCATCTTCCTGTTCCtcaggtcggtcagagccgttctGATACACATGGACCTTCCTGTTAGTGTATCTGGtcctccactccactctgacgtCTTGAGGCAGGTCACCTGTGGTTctgaagggcagctggacagactccacccctgaATCCACCTCCACGTGACAgtctgagaggacaacaaagcacatcatcagctgtacagacagcagcagcagtttgtcctcaCTTTATTGAAGGAGGACAAAGTTGTAGAGAAAGCTGAAGGACAGAACCAGATCAGAGCAGAAGGTAACAGGGGACAGAAATCTAGAAACTAAAACCAGGTCTTCAAGCTGTTGGAGATGATCAGAGTTATGAGTCTTGATAATGTGaattttttctgctgtttcacaCTAAAGTctgtatgtttcttttctttgtgacatttacatgtatGGATCTAAAACTGCTGTTTCAAACATGTTCAACCTCACTcaacagcactgacctttgacctttagcTCCACTTGTTTCTTCATCAGGGTGTTTCCCTCCCTGTTGTAGACGGTGCAGGTGTAggtgtctgtgtctccatctgtgggttttttcagggtcagactgaggtctccagttctcagcaggtcttcattcatctctgttcggCCTTTGTAATATGGGTCCTGTTCTtcaggtcggtcagagccgttctcatacacatggactttactgtaactgtctgtcCACACCACTCTAACGTCTTCAGGCAGGTCACCTTTGGTTTTGAAGGGCAGATGGACAGACTCCGCCCCTGAATCCACGTCCACCTTGtagactgagaggacaacaaagcacatcatcagctgtacagacagcagcagcagcactgatgctaacaggACCTCACTGTCTCATCCTTCTGTGTCTCATGTTGGTGGAGAACACTCAGTATTCAGACACAAGAAGCTCCAACAGTTTGTTTGAGGACCTGGAACAACCAGGTGACCTGAGCTCACCTGACGTCTGTTCTTTACTCAGCcatgtctcacacacatcagcacagaGTCAATGAAGATCTAATGTTTCTGTTCTCAACAATCTGAAGTTTGTTCTAATGTTTCTCAGCAGAAGTCGACCAGACGACCGAGCACAAGTCAAGAGGAAGCtttactgaagctgctgcacatGACTGTCAGGCTGCAACATTTAGTGTCAGCACATGGTGTCATGTTGGCTGCTGTttaccaccacagaagaagaacatGGTTCACAATGTTCCATCTGAGTCCAGATAAATGCAGTGAAGCACACGACAAACTGCTGAGTAAAGTCATGTTGTAGAGCTGATTCTTCCTCATCAATGAGTCTGAATGAGCTTTTCTGACGTCTGGAACAAAACCTCAAGTTTCTCTTCAGCTCTCTGTATCAGCTGTTTTTAACTCTCAACTCTTTTAGCTTCTGGAACAAGAGTCTGCCTCCACAGTCAACGAGCCACAAGAGGAAACATCTTCACCATCAGCatcatgggtaatgtaggagTAGAGACATACCTGGCATGAAGTAATGTCGAACCAAAAGACCCACAGCAACAGTAAGAGCAACAACCAGGAGAACCAGGAGAGCTGTGGCCCAGGATGGAAATCGTTCTGTGGACAATAGAAACGAAGAAcaacatgacctctgacctttatctacaccactgacctctgacctttatctacaccactgacctctgacctttagcTTCAGTACTGACCTTTGTCCTGTCTCACATGCAGAACTACTTTC
The window above is part of the Lates calcarifer isolate ASB-BC8 unplaced genomic scaffold, TLL_Latcal_v3 _unitig_2068_quiver_942, whole genome shotgun sequence genome. Proteins encoded here:
- the LOC108891967 gene encoding uncharacterized protein LOC108891967 isoform X9 is translated as MKMLVVFVILLHVSQHALAVVVEVHSGEESVLLPCQYSGSIPEDPTVMWRRYDIDPKIVHVRQEQDDLKGQNQLYSGRTSMKPDALDTGDFSLSLRKPQLSDSGDYTCTISNIRAERRVTDVQLQVKDSQVEVEVEEGVESVRLPCRTTADLPADTTVEWSRSEPELMMVFLYQNGSYDLERQNEFYCGRTEMNGDLLRTGDLSLTLKYPTDRDTGTYICTIYTAGNTLREKVVLHVRQDKERFPSWATALLVLLVVALTVAVGLLVRHYFMPVYKVDVDSGAESVHLPFKTKGDLPEDVRVVWTDSYSKVHVYENGSDRPEEQDPYYKGRTEMNEDLLRTGDLSLTLKKPTDGDTDTYTCTVYNREGNTLMKKQVELKVKDCHVEVDSGVESVQLPFRTTGDLPQDVRVEWRTRYTNRKVHVYQNGSDRPEEQEDDYRDRTEMNEDLLRTGDLSLTLKHPTDRDIGRYSCEVYNKEIRRRKTVVIKIQERTQVKDETVDIRNRSSSTDPTPLMADQSV
- the LOC108891967 gene encoding uncharacterized protein LOC108891967 isoform X12, encoding MKMLVVFVILLHVSQHALAVVVEVHSGEESVLLPCQYSGSIPEDPTVMWRRYDIDPKIVHVRQEQDDLKGQNQLYSGRTSMKPDALDTGDFSLSLRKPQLSDSGDYTCTISNIRAERRVTDVQLQVKDSQVEVEVEEGVESVRLPCRTTADLPADTTVEWSRSEPELMMVFLYQNGSYDLERQNEFYCGRTEMNGDLLRTGDLSLTLKYPTDRDTGTYICTIYTAGNTLREKVVLHVRQDKERFPSWATALLVLLVVALTVAVGLLVRHYFMPVYKVDVDSGAESVHLPFKTKGDLPEDVRVVWTDSYSKVHVYENGSDRPEEQDPYYKGRTEMNEDLLRTGDLSLTLKKPTDGDTDTYTCTVYNREGNTLMKKQVELKVKDCHVEVDSGVESVQLPFRTTGDLPQDVRVEWRTRYTNRKVHVYQNGSDRPEEQEDDYRDRTEMNEDLLRTGDLSLTLKHPTDRDIGRYSCEVYNKEIRRRKTVVIKIQAFSTTLSSFNKVRTNCCCCLYS